The Ancylobacter sp. WKF20 genome contains a region encoding:
- a CDS encoding oligosaccharide flippase family protein, which yields MPTLPSRLSRLALAYAPYAGALAVRGLEVVGKLGLFMLAARLLGTHEAGLYFICLTWVGLAATIARAGFEKAVVRHMAAEIAIGDGAAAERAMLTGLGWTVLGSVMATLATLAAATPAAAYLFHDPDLAAPLRIAALAILPQALCFYAGHVLLGLNRGVAGQFVQNASWPVFTFLAMLAGAHSLSAMLYALALSNLAATAIGAWLILRAERDGAAPVEAPADVLPALWRTAVPLGLVEVVQVSLNSIPMLLLAVYASPAEVGAFSIANRLSILIWVVIIAIGSIAAPRFSALHRLGDWAGLRAQNRRARRLVALCSVPPVALMMLLPGPLLALIGPGFDIAATALVIMAAGQLVNGLLSCQDIVLAMTGHGGLLRWLNVAQFLVCCAAGAVLVPLYGMNGAAILTALVIVQGALGTAIAVRRLMPQAF from the coding sequence ATGCCGACCCTCCCCTCCCGTCTCTCCCGGCTGGCGCTGGCCTATGCGCCCTATGCCGGCGCGCTCGCCGTGCGCGGGCTGGAGGTGGTGGGCAAGCTCGGCCTGTTCATGCTGGCGGCGCGCCTGCTCGGCACGCATGAGGCGGGGCTCTATTTCATCTGCCTGACCTGGGTCGGCCTTGCCGCCACCATCGCCCGCGCCGGCTTCGAGAAGGCGGTGGTGCGCCACATGGCGGCGGAGATCGCCATTGGCGACGGCGCGGCGGCGGAGCGGGCGATGCTCACCGGCCTCGGCTGGACCGTGCTCGGCAGCGTCATGGCCACGCTGGCGACGCTCGCCGCCGCGACACCCGCCGCAGCCTATCTGTTCCACGATCCCGACCTTGCCGCCCCGCTGCGCATCGCCGCGCTGGCGATCCTGCCGCAGGCGCTGTGCTTCTATGCCGGCCATGTGCTGCTGGGGCTGAACCGCGGCGTCGCCGGGCAGTTCGTGCAGAACGCGTCCTGGCCGGTCTTCACCTTCCTGGCCATGCTGGCGGGCGCGCACTCGCTCTCCGCCATGCTCTATGCGCTGGCCCTCTCCAATCTCGCCGCCACCGCCATCGGCGCGTGGCTGATCCTGCGGGCCGAGCGCGACGGCGCCGCACCGGTCGAGGCTCCCGCCGACGTCCTCCCCGCGCTGTGGCGCACCGCCGTGCCGCTGGGGCTGGTGGAGGTGGTGCAGGTTTCACTCAACTCCATCCCGATGCTGCTGCTGGCGGTCTATGCGAGCCCGGCCGAGGTCGGCGCCTTCAGCATCGCCAACCGGCTGTCCATCCTCATCTGGGTGGTCATCATCGCCATCGGCTCCATCGCCGCACCACGCTTTTCCGCCCTGCACCGGCTGGGCGACTGGGCGGGCCTGCGGGCGCAGAACCGGCGCGCACGGCGGCTCGTCGCGCTGTGCAGCGTGCCGCCGGTCGCCCTCATGATGCTCCTGCCCGGCCCGCTGCTGGCGCTGATCGGCCCCGGCTTCGACATCGCCGCCACCGCCCTCGTCATCATGGCGGCCGGACAACTGGTGAACGGCCTGCTCTCCTGCCAGGACATCGTGCTGGCGATGACTGGCCATGGCGGGCTGCTGCGCTGGCTGAACGTCGCGCAATTCCTCGTCTGCTGCGCCGCCGGCGCCGTGCTCGTGCCGCTCTACGGGATGAATGGCGCGGCGATCCTCACCGCCCTCGTCATCGTGCAGGGCGCGCTCGGCACGGCGATCGCGGTGCGCCGGCTGATGCCGCAGGCTTTTTGA
- a CDS encoding lipopolysaccharide biosynthesis protein has product MAMTGTYAGEAEATAAGQWSGSRPPAFTLRDFLIAAFFHIRIILLAALLPLAAGVAAATFARTEYTANSLLMVIVSREVTNAQNVTGTGPAVLSIEGLKQVESEVQILESADVIRTVIEDMGRETLFPPGLLSRVRDLLAGPGSAMDKAIERFRRNLRAEVLDGSNVIEVSFTHPDRAIAIEATDKLVAAYMARRRVIMENPTARILEAEVQRFQRDLTATDRAIEGLKSRVGIIDFDQDAVLAANQVDSVVQRRRQVAERKVAVAGQLTEAEKQLAALPPTVFDFNQKSDALGNDDDNNTLSRLLIERDRLALQYAANGAMMREINRKIETIRKQIATRNERLYETSRDVRNPAVGYVNNMILSLRIEADALDRQEKELVVQQADAEKRLTALRAAETELVELNRRRETLSEGYREYLRRATAAKIEESAAAERESNVRLVQDAGASVTNRSMRLPFLGAGLIGAVLFGAAAGAVASALRSTFIQPSETERALEVPVLGEYDNPARGEDDAALQRDAGNLAALLADTRVDGQPVRVVQFIGVEADPALSGLAERVAAEFTTQRGLRTLLVDLTAPPVTIDDPSVRLKGGIRARPTGTPLLWSLTDAQTSPLLQLRTPLHEAEGLMRELRQECEAVVFCATAREASALGHRLDALVDGNVLVVRADKTRKPAAIALRSAVVESGGVPLGFVFIGRRYILPDWIYRLT; this is encoded by the coding sequence ATGGCGATGACGGGAACCTATGCGGGCGAGGCCGAGGCCACGGCCGCCGGCCAGTGGTCCGGCAGTCGCCCGCCCGCCTTCACGCTGCGCGATTTCCTCATCGCCGCCTTCTTCCACATCCGCATCATCCTGCTGGCCGCGCTGCTGCCGCTGGCGGCGGGCGTGGCGGCGGCGACGTTCGCCAGGACCGAATACACCGCCAACAGCCTGCTCATGGTCATCGTCAGCCGCGAGGTGACCAACGCGCAGAACGTCACCGGCACCGGGCCGGCCGTGCTCTCCATCGAAGGGCTGAAGCAGGTCGAATCCGAGGTGCAGATCCTCGAGAGCGCCGATGTCATCCGCACGGTGATCGAGGATATGGGCCGCGAGACGCTGTTCCCGCCCGGCCTTTTGTCCCGCGTGCGCGATCTGCTCGCCGGGCCCGGCAGTGCGATGGACAAGGCGATCGAACGATTCCGGCGCAATCTGCGCGCCGAGGTGCTCGACGGCTCGAATGTGATCGAGGTGTCCTTCACCCATCCCGACCGCGCCATCGCCATCGAGGCGACCGACAAGCTGGTCGCCGCCTATATGGCGCGCCGGCGGGTCATCATGGAGAACCCCACCGCCCGCATCCTTGAGGCCGAGGTCCAGCGCTTCCAGCGCGACCTCACCGCGACCGACCGGGCGATCGAGGGGCTGAAAAGCCGCGTCGGCATCATCGATTTCGACCAGGACGCCGTCCTCGCCGCCAATCAGGTGGATTCGGTCGTCCAGCGTCGCCGTCAGGTCGCCGAGCGCAAGGTCGCGGTGGCCGGCCAGCTGACCGAGGCCGAGAAGCAGCTCGCCGCCCTGCCCCCGACCGTGTTCGACTTCAACCAGAAGAGCGACGCGCTGGGCAATGACGACGACAACAACACGCTGAGCCGCCTCCTCATCGAGCGCGACCGCCTCGCCCTGCAATACGCCGCCAATGGCGCGATGATGCGCGAGATCAACCGCAAGATCGAGACCATCCGCAAGCAGATCGCCACCCGCAATGAGCGGCTCTACGAGACCAGCCGCGACGTGCGAAACCCGGCGGTGGGCTATGTGAACAACATGATCCTCAGCCTGCGCATCGAGGCGGACGCGCTCGACCGGCAGGAAAAGGAACTGGTCGTCCAGCAGGCGGATGCCGAAAAGCGCCTGACCGCGCTGCGCGCGGCCGAGACCGAACTGGTCGAGCTCAACCGCCGCCGCGAGACGCTGTCGGAGGGCTACCGCGAATATCTGCGCCGCGCCACCGCCGCCAAGATCGAGGAATCCGCCGCCGCCGAGCGCGAATCCAATGTGCGCCTCGTGCAGGATGCCGGCGCCTCGGTCACCAACCGCTCCATGCGCCTGCCTTTCCTCGGCGCTGGCCTCATCGGCGCGGTGCTGTTCGGCGCCGCCGCCGGCGCGGTCGCCTCGGCGCTGCGCTCGACCTTCATCCAGCCGAGCGAGACTGAGCGGGCGCTCGAGGTGCCGGTGCTCGGCGAGTACGACAATCCCGCGCGCGGCGAGGATGATGCCGCGCTCCAGCGCGACGCCGGCAACCTCGCGGCGCTGCTGGCGGATACGCGGGTCGACGGGCAGCCGGTGCGCGTCGTGCAGTTCATCGGCGTGGAGGCCGACCCGGCGCTGTCGGGCCTTGCCGAGCGGGTCGCCGCCGAGTTCACCACCCAGCGCGGCCTGCGCACGCTTCTGGTCGATCTCACCGCCCCGCCGGTCACGATTGACGATCCCTCGGTCCGGCTCAAGGGCGGCATCCGCGCCCGCCCCACCGGCACGCCGCTCTTGTGGAGCCTGACCGACGCGCAGACCTCGCCCTTGCTCCAGCTGCGCACGCCGCTGCATGAGGCGGAAGGGCTGATGCGCGAGCTGCGCCAGGAGTGCGAGGCGGTGGTGTTCTGCGCCACCGCGCGCGAGGCGAGCGCGCTCGGCCACCGGCTCGACGCGCTGGTCGACGGCAATGTGCTGGTGGTGCGCGCCGACAAGACCCGCAAGCCCGCCGCCATCGCCCTGCGCAGCGCGGTGGTGGAGAGCGGCGGCGTGCCGCTCGGCTTCGTCTTCATCGGCCGGCGTTACATCCTGCCCGACTGGATCTACCGGCTCACCTGA
- a CDS encoding LysR family transcriptional regulator, with protein MRRLDNIDLRLLRVFVVLAQEGGFQDAQIALNLSQSTLSTHLAALERKLGGQLCERGRAGFRLTPFGEATLAAALRLFEDIDAFHGRIGRDQRRLVGRLRVGIVDGVVTNPQLGLQTALARYMDYASEVFVDLELGTPLALERALMDGQRDLVVGPFSQKVPGITYIPLHREAQALYCGRGHALFDLPGAEISHARIEEALFSVRRYRHLDDLYRVNHPRASAAIVQMEAQVMMILSGRFIGYLPRHIGEDWVGRGQMRVLKPESYGFDSAHFAATRRLSGEQPLIDAFIRELRAQARPVADPVQVSR; from the coding sequence ATGCGGCGGCTGGACAATATCGACCTGCGGCTGCTGCGCGTCTTCGTCGTGCTGGCGCAGGAGGGCGGGTTTCAGGACGCGCAGATCGCGCTGAACCTGTCGCAATCCACGCTCTCGACTCATCTGGCCGCGCTGGAGCGCAAGCTGGGTGGGCAGCTTTGCGAGCGCGGGCGGGCGGGATTCCGCCTCACGCCCTTCGGCGAGGCGACGCTCGCCGCCGCGCTGCGGCTGTTCGAGGATATCGACGCCTTTCACGGCCGCATCGGGCGCGACCAGCGCCGCCTCGTCGGACGGCTGCGTGTCGGCATCGTCGATGGCGTCGTGACCAACCCGCAACTGGGTCTCCAGACGGCGCTCGCCCGCTACATGGACTATGCCTCGGAGGTGTTCGTCGATCTGGAGCTCGGCACGCCGCTGGCGCTGGAGCGGGCGCTGATGGACGGGCAGCGCGACCTTGTGGTCGGGCCGTTCTCGCAGAAGGTGCCGGGCATCACCTATATTCCGCTGCACCGGGAGGCGCAGGCGCTCTATTGCGGGCGCGGCCATGCGCTGTTCGACCTGCCGGGTGCCGAGATCAGCCATGCCCGCATCGAGGAGGCATTGTTCTCCGTGCGGCGCTACCGCCACCTCGACGACCTCTACCGGGTGAACCACCCGCGGGCGAGCGCCGCCATCGTGCAGATGGAGGCGCAGGTGATGATGATCCTGTCCGGCCGCTTCATCGGCTATCTGCCGCGCCATATCGGCGAGGATTGGGTCGGGCGCGGGCAGATGCGGGTGCTGAAGCCGGAGAGCTATGGCTTTGATTCCGCGCACTTCGCCGCGACCCGCCGGCTCAGCGGCGAGCAGCCGCTGATCGACGCCTTCATCCGCGAATTGCGAGCGCAGGCGCGTCCGGTGGCCGATCCGGTTCAGGTGAGCCGGTAG